The proteins below come from a single Halobacillus salinarum genomic window:
- the gltX gene encoding glutamate--tRNA ligase, with protein sequence MTNEVRVRYAPSPTGNLHIGNARTALFNYLYARHAGGKFIIRIEDTDEKRNIAGGEQSQLTYLKWLGIEWDEGADVGGNYGPYRQMERIELYKEYVDELLNRGLAYKCYMTEEELEKEREAQLARGEAPKYSGAHRDLTPEQVEKFKEEGRNPSIRLRVPETHTYTFNDIVRGDISFESSDFGDWVIVKKNGTPTYNFAVAIDDHLMKISHVLRGEEHISNTPKQMMVYEAFGWEAPKFGHMTLILNEERKKLSKRDEHILQFIEQYKNLGYLPEALFNFITLLGWSPVGEEEIFTKDQLIDIFDPDRLTTSPAVFDPAKLKWMNNQYIKAADFDRVIDLTLPHLIDAGRLSEDLNDEDRKWAHELISLYQEQLSYGAEIVELTELFFKKEIQYDEEAMEVLKGEQVPEVLSTFKQNLQELEDFTPENIKSQIKAVQKQTGHKGKKLFMPIRVATTGQMHGPELPNAIHLLGIDTVTARLDDALNQL encoded by the coding sequence ATGACAAATGAAGTAAGGGTACGTTATGCCCCTAGCCCAACAGGAAATCTCCATATAGGAAATGCACGAACAGCATTGTTTAACTATTTGTATGCCAGGCATGCTGGAGGTAAGTTTATTATCCGGATTGAGGATACGGATGAGAAGCGGAATATTGCTGGTGGAGAGCAAAGCCAGCTCACGTATTTAAAATGGCTGGGAATTGAATGGGATGAAGGTGCCGACGTCGGCGGCAATTATGGTCCATACCGCCAAATGGAAAGAATTGAACTATATAAGGAATATGTCGATGAACTGCTCAATCGCGGCCTTGCTTACAAGTGTTATATGACGGAGGAAGAGCTCGAGAAAGAGAGAGAAGCGCAGCTTGCTCGTGGCGAAGCCCCTAAATATTCCGGTGCCCATCGCGACTTAACGCCGGAGCAGGTAGAGAAGTTTAAAGAAGAAGGACGTAATCCAAGCATCCGTCTGCGCGTACCGGAAACTCACACGTACACGTTTAACGATATTGTCCGTGGGGATATTTCCTTTGAATCCAGCGACTTTGGCGACTGGGTCATCGTGAAGAAAAATGGTACACCTACGTATAATTTTGCTGTAGCCATCGATGACCATTTGATGAAGATCTCTCACGTTCTCCGTGGGGAAGAACACATTTCCAATACGCCTAAGCAAATGATGGTTTATGAAGCGTTTGGGTGGGAAGCGCCGAAGTTTGGCCACATGACGCTTATTTTAAATGAGGAACGAAAAAAACTGAGTAAACGTGATGAGCATATTTTGCAATTCATCGAACAGTACAAAAATCTCGGCTATCTGCCGGAAGCCTTGTTTAATTTCATCACACTGCTTGGCTGGTCTCCGGTAGGCGAGGAGGAAATTTTTACGAAGGATCAACTGATTGATATCTTTGATCCGGATCGTTTGACGACTTCACCAGCTGTCTTTGACCCTGCGAAGCTGAAATGGATGAACAACCAATACATTAAGGCAGCAGATTTCGACCGTGTGATAGACCTTACTCTTCCTCATTTAATTGACGCAGGACGTTTATCTGAAGACTTGAATGATGAAGATCGTAAATGGGCTCATGAGCTGATCTCCCTTTATCAGGAGCAGCTTAGTTATGGGGCAGAAATCGTTGAATTGACCGAACTGTTCTTTAAAAAAGAAATCCAGTATGATGAAGAAGCTATGGAGGTCCTTAAAGGGGAACAAGTGCCTGAGGTACTGTCCACATTTAAGCAGAACCTTCAAGAGCTTGAAGATTTCACGCCGGAAAATATTAAATCACAGATTAAGGCTGTCCAAAAGCAAACGGGCCATAAAGGTAAAAAACTATTTATGCCGATCCGGGTGGCGACTACTGGGCAGATGCATGGCCCTGAACTGCCAAATGCCATTCACCTGCTTGGTATAGATACAGTTACTGCGCGTCTCGATGATGCTTTAAATCAGCTGTAA